The Acidimicrobiales bacterium genome includes a window with the following:
- a CDS encoding UDP-N-acetylmuramoyl-L-alanyl-D-glutamate--2,6-diaminopimelate ligase, with translation MLLSEVVRGLDALEVIGDDPDVVGVTHDSRRVQAGSLFVCLTGASVDGHDFAAGAVRAGAAALLCERALPLDVAQIVVRNTRRAMARSAANFWDHPADAMTMVGVTGTNGKTTTVAMIQAILDANDVRTATVGTLSAHVPGAPPNTPESSDLQAILAGFRDDDFAAVAMEVSSQALVARRVDEIVYDVAAFTNLSQDHLDLHGTMEDYFAAKAMLFTRERARAAVICVDDEWGTRLAGMAEQNDLDVVRCTRRDFSIEGEAIRWNGATGVLHLAGEHNVANAVVAANVGEVLGLTAQAVLDGLSSLRSVPGRFEYVDMGQPFAVVVDYAHTPDGVEVALRAARGTVRQDGEVTIVIGCGGDRDRAKRPLMAAVAEQMADRVVLTSDNPRSEDPRAILDEMQSGLRDPSRVIVEVDRAAAIREAITHAAPGGVVLIAGKGHETTQTIGNEVLPFDDRAVARDVLRELAR, from the coding sequence GTGCTGCTCTCAGAGGTAGTCCGCGGACTCGACGCCCTCGAGGTGATCGGCGACGATCCCGACGTCGTCGGCGTCACGCACGACTCGCGGCGCGTGCAGGCCGGTTCGCTCTTCGTGTGTCTGACCGGCGCGTCGGTCGACGGTCACGACTTCGCCGCCGGTGCGGTGCGCGCCGGCGCGGCCGCGCTGTTGTGCGAACGCGCGCTGCCGCTCGACGTCGCCCAGATCGTCGTGCGCAACACGCGCCGCGCCATGGCGCGGTCCGCCGCCAACTTCTGGGATCACCCCGCTGACGCGATGACCATGGTCGGCGTCACCGGTACCAACGGCAAGACGACGACGGTGGCGATGATCCAAGCGATCCTCGACGCCAACGACGTCCGCACCGCCACTGTCGGCACGCTGTCGGCCCACGTGCCGGGCGCTCCGCCGAACACTCCCGAGTCATCGGATCTGCAAGCAATACTCGCCGGCTTCCGCGACGACGACTTCGCCGCGGTCGCGATGGAGGTCTCTTCGCAAGCCCTGGTGGCGCGGCGCGTCGACGAGATCGTCTACGACGTCGCTGCCTTCACCAACCTCAGCCAGGACCACCTCGACCTCCACGGCACGATGGAGGACTACTTCGCGGCCAAGGCCATGTTGTTCACCCGTGAGCGCGCCCGCGCCGCAGTGATCTGCGTCGACGACGAGTGGGGCACGCGTCTGGCCGGTATGGCCGAGCAAAACGACCTCGACGTCGTGCGGTGCACGCGCCGCGACTTCAGCATCGAAGGCGAGGCGATTCGCTGGAACGGTGCGACCGGAGTGCTGCACCTCGCCGGGGAACACAACGTCGCGAACGCCGTGGTTGCCGCGAACGTAGGCGAAGTGCTCGGCCTCACCGCCCAGGCCGTGCTCGACGGGCTGTCGTCGTTGCGTTCGGTGCCCGGCCGTTTCGAATACGTCGACATGGGGCAACCGTTTGCGGTGGTCGTGGACTACGCACACACGCCCGACGGCGTCGAGGTTGCGCTGCGGGCGGCGCGAGGCACCGTCAGGCAGGACGGCGAGGTCACCATCGTCATCGGCTGCGGTGGCGATCGTGATCGCGCCAAGCGTCCGCTGATGGCGGCGGTGGCGGAGCAGATGGCCGATCGCGTCGTCCTGACCTCGGATAACCCAAGATCCGAGGATCCGCGTGCGATTCTTGACGAGATGCAATCGGGGCTGCGCGACCCATCTCGGGTCATCGTCGAAGTCGATCGTGCCGCGGCGATCCGCGAAGCGATCACGCATGCCGCGCCGGGTGGCGTTGTGCTCATCGCCGGCAAGGGCCACGAGACCACGCAGACGATCGGCAACGAGGTGTTGCCCTTCGACGACCGTGCGGTGGCGCGTGACGTGCTGAGGGAGCTCGCCCGCTAA
- the mraY gene encoding phospho-N-acetylmuramoyl-pentapeptide-transferase gives MVALLIAGAVSLAVPLLGMPLFIRALAARGIGQPIQEELLEMHAHKQGTPTMGGVMIVAGAAAGYAVAHVREGTIFTWGGLLTMAVVIGAAFVGFLDDFIKVRNDRNLGLRARTKMVGLLIVAVTFAVLAIRVADVHTTLSFVSYNRPGWHLGRIGWVALAVFMIAGTTNGVNLADGFDGLAAGSAAVCFAAFVVIGFWEFRHVGYYHVPQALDLALVAASMMGACTGFLWWNAAPAKIFMGDVGALGIGAGLGSLALMTSTQLLLPLIGALYVIESLSVMLQVTGYKLTKKRIFRMAPIHHHFDLGGWAETAITIRFWIFVAMTTALALGLFYATFITHGGID, from the coding sequence GTGGTCGCACTCCTCATTGCTGGGGCGGTGTCGCTCGCCGTGCCCCTGCTCGGCATGCCCCTGTTCATTCGCGCGCTCGCGGCGCGCGGCATCGGCCAGCCGATCCAAGAAGAACTCCTCGAGATGCACGCGCACAAGCAGGGCACGCCGACGATGGGCGGCGTGATGATCGTGGCCGGCGCAGCGGCGGGCTACGCGGTCGCCCACGTGCGCGAGGGGACGATCTTCACCTGGGGTGGTCTGCTCACCATGGCGGTCGTGATCGGCGCGGCGTTCGTCGGCTTCCTCGACGACTTCATCAAGGTCCGCAACGACCGCAACCTCGGGCTGCGCGCCCGCACCAAGATGGTCGGGCTCCTCATCGTCGCCGTCACATTCGCCGTACTGGCCATCCGCGTCGCCGATGTGCACACCACGCTCTCGTTTGTCAGCTACAACCGACCTGGGTGGCACCTCGGCCGCATCGGGTGGGTGGCGCTGGCGGTGTTCATGATCGCCGGGACCACCAACGGGGTGAACCTCGCCGACGGGTTCGATGGCCTCGCTGCGGGTTCGGCCGCTGTCTGCTTCGCCGCGTTCGTGGTGATCGGCTTCTGGGAGTTCCGTCACGTCGGGTACTACCACGTGCCCCAAGCGCTCGACCTGGCGCTCGTCGCCGCTTCGATGATGGGGGCGTGCACCGGGTTCCTGTGGTGGAACGCGGCCCCGGCGAAAATTTTCATGGGCGACGTCGGCGCCCTCGGCATCGGCGCGGGCCTGGGCTCTCTAGCCTTGATGACGAGCACGCAGTTGCTGCTGCCCCTCATCGGCGCGCTGTACGTGATCGAAAGCCTCTCGGTGATGCTGCAGGTGACGGGCTACAAGCTGACCAAGAAGCGCATCTTCCGCATGGCGCCGATCCATCATCACTTCGACCTCGGCGGCTGGGCGGAGACGGCCATCACCATTCGCTTCTGGATCTTCGTGGCCATGACCACCGCGCTGGCGCTGGGTCTCTTCTACGCCACGTTCATCACCCACGGCGGGATCGACTGA
- the murD gene encoding UDP-N-acetylmuramoyl-L-alanine--D-glutamate ligase, with protein sequence MKLLVAGLARTGQSVIRMARRDGDEVYGYDDDEATARRVAEEFGVARVGSTAAFAAAVLPDVDAVVVSPGFPLAHPLRAAADAAGKPMVGDVELAARRTSTPMIAVTGTNGKSTVVRLITEMLNASGRTAIETGNVGFPILDAVEEPAEFYVVEMSSFQLADVGSAFHPLVAVWTNLTPDHLDWHPNLEHYVGSKAQIFANQTEADVAVLNAEDPVVMAAAHVVKSRAVTFGVEAGDAHVVEGRLRGPQGEDLGAVADMARPFPHEITNGLSAACAALAVGVDADVCARVLREFRGLPHRIELVGHIGGVPYFDDSKATTPASVLTALRAFSSAVLIAGGKNKGLDLSVLAEGAAHVRSVIAIGAAAGEVVHAFDGVRPVRMAASMDEAVAAAAEEARVGDAVLLSPACTSWDAYRDYAQRGDDFARAVREHAGATA encoded by the coding sequence ATGAAGCTGCTCGTGGCCGGGTTGGCGCGTACGGGCCAGTCCGTCATCCGCATGGCGCGTCGCGACGGCGACGAGGTCTACGGCTACGACGACGACGAAGCCACTGCGCGGCGCGTCGCCGAGGAGTTCGGCGTCGCGCGCGTCGGTTCGACCGCGGCGTTCGCCGCGGCTGTGTTGCCCGACGTCGACGCCGTCGTCGTGAGCCCTGGCTTTCCCCTCGCGCATCCGTTGCGCGCCGCGGCCGACGCCGCCGGCAAGCCGATGGTGGGCGACGTCGAGTTGGCGGCGCGGCGAACGAGCACGCCGATGATCGCCGTCACCGGTACCAACGGGAAGAGCACCGTCGTGCGTCTGATCACCGAGATGCTGAACGCCTCCGGTCGCACCGCGATCGAAACGGGCAACGTCGGCTTCCCGATCCTCGACGCCGTCGAGGAACCGGCGGAGTTCTACGTGGTGGAGATGTCGAGCTTTCAGCTCGCCGACGTCGGCTCGGCGTTTCATCCACTCGTGGCGGTGTGGACGAACCTCACGCCCGACCATCTCGACTGGCACCCGAACCTCGAGCATTACGTCGGCTCGAAGGCGCAGATCTTCGCCAACCAGACCGAAGCCGACGTCGCGGTGCTCAACGCCGAGGATCCGGTCGTGATGGCGGCCGCCCACGTCGTCAAGTCGCGTGCCGTCACCTTCGGCGTCGAGGCGGGTGACGCGCACGTCGTCGAGGGCCGGTTGCGCGGCCCTCAGGGCGAAGACCTCGGTGCGGTCGCGGACATGGCGCGGCCGTTCCCTCACGAGATCACCAACGGACTGAGCGCGGCGTGCGCCGCCTTGGCCGTCGGCGTCGACGCCGACGTCTGCGCCCGCGTGCTGCGGGAGTTCCGGGGGCTCCCTCACCGGATCGAGCTGGTAGGCCACATTGGTGGGGTGCCGTATTTCGACGATTCGAAGGCCACGACGCCCGCGTCCGTGCTCACCGCGCTGCGCGCCTTTTCCTCCGCCGTGTTGATCGCCGGCGGCAAGAACAAGGGACTCGACCTTTCGGTGCTGGCTGAAGGCGCCGCGCACGTGCGCTCCGTCATCGCCATCGGCGCCGCCGCAGGCGAAGTCGTGCACGCCTTCGACGGTGTGCGGCCGGTGCGCATGGCCGCGTCGATGGACGAAGCGGTGGCCGCCGCCGCGGAGGAAGCGCGGGTCGGCGACGCGGTGTTGCTGTCGCCGGCGTGCACGTCGTGGGACGCGTACCGCGACTACGCGCAGCGTGGCGACGACTTCGCCCGTGCCGTGCGCGAGCACGCGGGGGCAACGGCGTGA
- the ftsW gene encoding putative lipid II flippase FtsW, with product MKTARDLRAKAPRPDAGVDPGRPLLVVIAALCVVGLVMVLSASSVDALRTYGSSWYFFVRQAIYVGLGGVALWLTARVDYHVWRKFAAPAVAVVLFLMACVLVPGLGQTAYGARRWLGVGPLQFQPSELAKLALILFSADILARHPPQREGPAPLYVIGGVTLVALVLVMGEPDMGTGMIILGTVLAVLILGGIPLKPLLAGLGGIGVVGTFVAIFEPYRRERLLSFADPFKSASGSGYQQVQALVGLGSGGVRGVGLGASKSKWGFLPNAHTDFIFAIIGEELGLFGSIGVVALFVALAVFGIRAATRAPDAFGALVAGGITAWLVGQAALNMAAVVGVLPVTGVPLPFVSLGGTSTIFGMAAAGILVNVARQRRPASAKPSR from the coding sequence GTGAAGACCGCGCGCGACCTGCGCGCCAAGGCGCCGCGTCCCGACGCGGGCGTCGACCCCGGACGTCCGCTGCTCGTCGTCATCGCCGCGTTGTGTGTCGTCGGACTCGTCATGGTGCTGTCCGCCTCGTCGGTCGACGCCCTGCGTACTTACGGATCGTCGTGGTACTTCTTCGTCCGCCAGGCGATCTACGTCGGCCTCGGCGGCGTGGCGCTTTGGCTCACGGCCCGCGTCGACTACCACGTGTGGCGCAAGTTCGCCGCCCCAGCCGTAGCCGTCGTGTTGTTCCTCATGGCGTGCGTGCTGGTGCCCGGACTCGGACAGACGGCCTACGGCGCCCGCCGCTGGCTCGGCGTGGGACCGCTCCAGTTCCAGCCCTCCGAGCTGGCGAAGCTGGCGCTGATCCTCTTCTCTGCCGACATCCTCGCCCGGCATCCACCGCAGCGGGAGGGCCCGGCGCCGCTGTACGTGATCGGTGGCGTCACGCTCGTGGCGCTCGTGCTCGTAATGGGCGAGCCCGACATGGGCACCGGCATGATCATCCTCGGCACCGTGCTGGCGGTCCTCATCCTCGGCGGCATCCCGCTCAAGCCGTTGCTCGCCGGCCTCGGTGGTATCGGCGTCGTCGGCACGTTCGTTGCCATCTTCGAGCCGTACCGCCGTGAGCGCTTGTTGTCCTTCGCCGACCCGTTCAAGTCGGCGAGCGGTAGCGGTTACCAGCAGGTACAGGCGCTCGTCGGCCTCGGCTCGGGCGGCGTCCGCGGCGTCGGTCTCGGCGCCAGCAAGTCGAAGTGGGGCTTCTTGCCCAACGCCCACACGGACTTCATCTTCGCGATCATCGGCGAGGAGCTCGGGCTGTTCGGCTCGATCGGCGTCGTGGCGTTGTTCGTGGCGCTCGCGGTGTTCGGCATCCGGGCCGCCACGCGCGCGCCCGACGCGTTCGGCGCGCTCGTCGCCGGTGGCATCACCGCGTGGCTCGTCGGACAGGCGGCGCTGAACATGGCCGCGGTCGTTGGCGTGCTGCCCGTGACGGGTGTGCCGCTGCCGTTCGTGTCGCTCGGCGGCACCTCGACGATCTTCGGCATGGCGGCGGCGGGCATCCTCGTGAACGTGGCGCGGCAGCGACGCCCCGCCTCGGCGAAGCCGAGCCGGTGA
- the murC gene encoding UDP-N-acetylmuramate--L-alanine ligase, which translates to MIDLERPQHIHVVGIGGAGMSAIATVLTAMGHTVSGSDARDSAVLARIGAAGVATRVGHTSDEIAGADAVTVSTAIRDTNPAVVAARAASIPVYTRAEMLAAICAQRATIAVAGTHGKTTTTSMLALMLVEAGWNPSFIIGGEVNEIGGGGVWGTGKWFVVEADESDGTFLQLPRQAAIITNVAADHLDFYGDYDAVRDAFARFARETDGPVVVGDAPDLLELVEGARNVISVGLDEHSRYTVDQIERERSTVRFRLRRGGHALGNYTMPTPGLHNVRNAAVATAMALELGVPVDATQRALSRFTGVARRFQFRGTYRGVDYVDDYAHLPDEVAVAIAAARDGKWERIVAVFQPHLYSRTQLLAPQFAHAFDGADHVIVTDIYGSREAPVPGVTGHLIVEAVRAANPDLGVTWLPGRADLAEHLVGVMQPGELCLLLSAGDLTSVPDEVAAIP; encoded by the coding sequence GTGATCGACCTCGAACGTCCCCAGCACATCCACGTCGTCGGTATCGGCGGCGCCGGCATGTCGGCCATTGCCACCGTGCTCACGGCGATGGGCCACACCGTCAGCGGTTCCGACGCCCGCGACAGCGCGGTGCTGGCGCGTATCGGCGCGGCCGGCGTGGCCACGCGCGTCGGCCACACGAGCGACGAGATCGCCGGCGCCGACGCGGTGACGGTGAGCACCGCCATTCGCGACACGAATCCCGCAGTCGTCGCGGCGCGCGCCGCTTCGATACCCGTTTACACACGCGCCGAGATGCTCGCTGCCATTTGTGCCCAGCGGGCCACGATCGCCGTCGCCGGCACCCACGGCAAGACGACGACCACCTCGATGCTGGCGCTCATGCTCGTCGAAGCCGGATGGAACCCGTCGTTCATCATCGGCGGCGAGGTCAACGAGATCGGCGGCGGCGGCGTGTGGGGCACCGGAAAGTGGTTCGTCGTCGAAGCCGACGAGAGTGACGGCACGTTCCTCCAACTGCCGCGCCAGGCGGCGATCATCACCAACGTCGCCGCCGACCACCTCGACTTCTACGGCGACTACGACGCCGTGCGCGACGCCTTCGCCCGCTTTGCCCGCGAGACCGATGGTCCGGTCGTCGTCGGAGACGCACCCGACCTGCTCGAGTTGGTGGAGGGGGCGCGCAACGTGATCTCGGTCGGTCTCGACGAGCACAGCCGCTACACCGTCGACCAAATCGAACGCGAGCGTTCCACCGTTCGGTTCCGCCTCCGGCGCGGCGGCCACGCGCTCGGGAACTACACCATGCCGACGCCGGGGCTGCACAACGTGCGCAACGCGGCGGTCGCCACCGCCATGGCGCTCGAACTGGGCGTCCCGGTCGACGCCACCCAGCGGGCGCTGTCGCGCTTCACCGGCGTGGCGCGGCGCTTCCAGTTCCGGGGCACGTACCGCGGTGTCGACTACGTCGACGACTACGCCCACCTACCCGACGAGGTTGCCGTTGCTATCGCGGCGGCGCGCGACGGCAAGTGGGAGCGCATCGTCGCCGTGTTCCAACCGCACCTGTACTCGCGCACGCAGCTGCTGGCGCCGCAGTTCGCCCACGCGTTCGACGGTGCCGATCACGTCATCGTCACCGACATCTACGGGTCGCGCGAGGCGCCGGTGCCGGGGGTCACCGGGCACTTGATCGTCGAGGCGGTGCGGGCGGCGAATCCCGACCTCGGCGTCACGTGGCTACCGGGCCGCGCCGACCTCGCCGAGCACCTGGTGGGAGTCATGCAGCCGGGTGAGCTGTGTCTGCTGCTGTCGGCGGGTGACCTGACTTCGGTGCCCGACGAAGTCGCCGCGATCCCGTGA
- the murB gene encoding UDP-N-acetylmuramate dehydrogenase, which translates to MTISAVDAAAKVLGPLTTRDAPLGARTTYRVGGNAALFVVARELSDLRRVRTAVMETNIDVLVVGKGSNMLVADAGFGGIAVTLEDALADVQVVTGTDDNYVRAGGGRSFPEVARRAAALDVGGLEWAVGIPGTVGGAVRMNAGGHGSDVASCLRSWSFVDLRGGPDGERSVDQLSATYRHTAVGTAHVVTEAVFNVHPVAPGAAEAKIAEIVRWRRENQPGGQNAGSIFTNPEGDSAGRIIDACGLKGLRIGSAEVSPKHANFIQADRDGSADDVHALIREVQRRVLAATGVALRTEVRMIGFSEP; encoded by the coding sequence GTGACGATCTCCGCCGTCGACGCGGCGGCCAAGGTTCTCGGCCCGCTCACGACACGCGACGCACCGCTCGGGGCGCGCACGACCTACCGCGTCGGCGGGAACGCTGCGTTGTTCGTCGTGGCGCGTGAGTTGAGCGATCTACGACGCGTACGCACGGCGGTGATGGAGACGAACATCGACGTGCTGGTTGTCGGTAAGGGCTCGAACATGCTCGTGGCCGACGCCGGCTTCGGCGGCATCGCCGTCACGCTCGAGGACGCCCTCGCCGACGTGCAGGTCGTCACCGGTACCGACGACAACTACGTGCGCGCCGGGGGTGGGCGTTCCTTCCCCGAGGTGGCGCGCCGGGCCGCGGCACTCGACGTCGGGGGACTCGAGTGGGCCGTCGGCATTCCCGGAACCGTCGGCGGCGCGGTGCGGATGAACGCCGGTGGTCACGGCTCCGACGTTGCCTCGTGTCTGCGGTCGTGGAGCTTTGTCGACCTGCGCGGTGGCCCCGACGGCGAGCGGTCGGTCGACCAGCTCTCGGCGACGTACCGGCACACGGCGGTTGGTACGGCCCACGTCGTCACCGAGGCGGTCTTCAACGTCCATCCCGTCGCGCCGGGCGCGGCCGAGGCGAAGATCGCCGAGATCGTGCGCTGGCGGCGCGAGAACCAACCCGGTGGCCAGAACGCCGGGTCGATCTTCACCAATCCCGAAGGCGACAGCGCCGGGCGCATCATCGACGCCTGCGGGCTGAAAGGTCTGCGCATCGGCAGCGCCGAAGTGTCGCCCAAGCACGCCAACTTCATCCAGGCCGACCGAGACGGTTCGGCCGACGATGTGCACGCACTGATTCGCGAGGTGCAGCGCCGCGTGCTGGCGGCGACCGGCGTCGCGTTGCGCACCGAGGTGCGGATGATCGGGTTCAGCGAACCGTGA
- a CDS encoding FtsQ-type POTRA domain-containing protein: MSPPKVDPRVAKRRAQVRADATRRRRRRLTTVAGIVVVVGALVGLLVSPVMAVKRVQVSGAEHTSVASLLVATGLEHRGAPMISLDRFALAQRAERLPWIEHAEVTRKWPNTVRIRVTERTALGVIGVPNGVAVVDGTGRVLATVKTPPDHTYAITLAPGDKVPGPGQTVKPAVLGAVRILAALSKGLAAQVESVHRLAGSPPTYELTLHGPVTVRLGEATGVQDKLAAAEAVLAAQHAPGTVIDVRVPQSPAVTHTKP; this comes from the coding sequence GTGAGCCCGCCAAAGGTCGACCCGCGCGTCGCCAAGCGCCGGGCGCAGGTGCGCGCCGACGCCACGCGCCGGCGCCGGCGACGGCTCACGACCGTCGCCGGGATCGTGGTCGTGGTCGGAGCCCTTGTCGGCCTGCTGGTGTCGCCGGTGATGGCCGTCAAGCGTGTGCAGGTCTCCGGCGCTGAGCACACCAGCGTCGCCAGCCTGCTGGTCGCCACCGGCCTCGAGCACCGCGGCGCTCCGATGATCTCGCTCGACCGGTTCGCCCTGGCGCAGCGCGCCGAGCGCCTGCCGTGGATCGAGCACGCCGAGGTAACCCGCAAGTGGCCTAACACCGTGCGCATCCGCGTGACCGAGCGCACCGCCCTCGGGGTGATCGGAGTGCCCAACGGCGTCGCCGTCGTCGACGGCACCGGCCGCGTGCTCGCCACGGTCAAGACCCCGCCCGACCACACCTACGCCATCACCCTGGCGCCGGGGGACAAGGTGCCGGGCCCGGGACAGACGGTGAAGCCGGCGGTGCTCGGCGCCGTCCGCATCCTGGCGGCGTTGTCCAAGGGCCTGGCGGCCCAGGTGGAGTCGGTGCACCGCCTCGCCGGGTCGCCGCCCACCTACGAGCTCACCCTGCACGGGCCGGTCACCGTGCGGCTGGGCGAAGCCACGGGCGTGCAGGACAAGCTCGCCGCCGCCGAGGCCGTCCTGGCTGCACAGCACGCTCCCGGCACGGTGATCGACGTGCGCGTGCCGCAATCTCCGGCCGTAACCCACACCAAACCTTGA
- the ftsZ gene encoding cell division protein FtsZ produces the protein MPGATQNYIAVIKVVGIGGGGVNAVNRMIDAGLKGVEFIAINTDAQALLMSDADVKLDIGRQLTRGLGAGSDPEIGRQAAEEHRDEIEEMLKGADMVFITAGKGGGTGTGGAPVVAEIAKSLGALTIGVVTRPFGFEGRQRAVRAESGIQKLREKVDTLITIPNDRLLTVSNDKTSMVNAFKVADEVLLQGVQGITDLITTPGLINTDFADVKAVMSNAGTAIMGIGTASGDDRATVAARSAITSPLLEASIEGARGILLNIKGGSDLGLFEVQSAAGIVHEHAHPDANIIFGTVVDDAMGDEVQVTVIAAGFERWDDKRGGLGESGRGLGLSARDDFDDEGDDEFDVPSFLK, from the coding sequence ATGCCCGGTGCAACGCAGAACTACATCGCCGTCATCAAAGTGGTCGGCATCGGCGGCGGTGGCGTCAATGCGGTCAACCGCATGATCGACGCCGGGCTGAAGGGCGTGGAGTTCATCGCCATCAACACCGATGCCCAGGCACTCCTGATGAGCGACGCCGACGTCAAGCTCGACATCGGCCGCCAGCTCACCCGCGGCCTCGGCGCCGGCTCCGATCCCGAGATCGGCCGCCAGGCCGCCGAAGAGCACCGCGACGAGATCGAGGAGATGCTCAAGGGCGCGGACATGGTCTTCATCACCGCCGGCAAGGGTGGCGGCACCGGTACCGGTGGCGCGCCCGTCGTGGCGGAGATTGCCAAGTCGCTCGGCGCGCTGACGATCGGAGTCGTAACCCGTCCGTTCGGCTTCGAAGGCCGTCAGCGCGCCGTGCGAGCAGAGTCGGGGATCCAGAAGCTGCGCGAGAAGGTCGACACGCTCATCACCATCCCCAACGACCGGCTGCTCACGGTGTCGAACGACAAGACCTCGATGGTCAACGCATTCAAGGTGGCCGACGAAGTCCTGCTGCAAGGCGTGCAGGGCATCACCGACCTCATCACGACGCCGGGCCTCATCAACACCGACTTCGCCGACGTGAAGGCGGTCATGAGCAACGCCGGTACCGCCATCATGGGTATCGGCACCGCGTCCGGCGACGACCGCGCCACCGTCGCCGCCCGCAGCGCCATCACCAGCCCGCTGCTCGAAGCCTCGATCGAAGGCGCTCGCGGCATCCTGCTCAACATCAAGGGCGGCAGCGATCTGGGTCTGTTCGAGGTGCAGTCGGCGGCGGGCATCGTGCACGAGCACGCGCACCCCGACGCCAACATCATCTTCGGCACCGTGGTCGACGACGCCATGGGCGACGAAGTGCAGGTCACCGTCATCGCCGCGGGCTTCGAGCGGTGGGACGACAAGCGCGGTGGCCTCGGCGAGAGCGGTCGCGGTCTCGGTCTTTCCGCACGCGATGACTTCGACGACGAGGGCGACGACGAGTTCGACGTTCCCAGCTTCCTGAAATAA
- a CDS encoding polyphenol oxidase family protein, with product MFAGPWTWLRQQHGREVVSVDEPGAYAGAAADAAVAFVPGAAVAVVTADCAPIVLVADNLPCVAVVHAGWKGLVAGVVDATVAIMRARDAEGISAVLGPCIHPECYEFGADDLAAIADALGAGVRGATSQGTPALDLPAAVRASLERNDVRLVHAEDACTAHTPGYWSYRARADKQRQATVAWLA from the coding sequence GTGTTCGCCGGTCCCTGGACGTGGCTGCGCCAGCAACACGGACGCGAAGTCGTGTCCGTCGACGAACCCGGCGCGTACGCGGGCGCCGCAGCCGACGCCGCGGTCGCGTTCGTGCCCGGCGCTGCGGTCGCCGTCGTGACCGCCGACTGCGCCCCGATCGTGCTGGTCGCCGACAACTTGCCGTGCGTCGCGGTGGTGCACGCGGGGTGGAAGGGACTCGTCGCCGGCGTCGTCGACGCCACGGTGGCGATCATGCGCGCCCGCGACGCCGAAGGCATCTCTGCCGTGCTCGGGCCTTGCATCCATCCCGAGTGCTACGAGTTCGGCGCAGACGACCTCGCAGCGATCGCCGATGCGCTCGGCGCGGGCGTGCGCGGCGCCACGTCGCAGGGGACACCGGCGCTCGACCTGCCCGCCGCGGTGCGGGCGAGTCTCGAGCGCAATGACGTGAGGTTGGTCCACGCCGAAGACGCCTGCACCGCGCATACACCGGGCTACTGGTCATATCGCGCCCGCGCCGACAAGCAGCGCCAGGCGACCGTCGCGTGGCTGGCATGA
- a CDS encoding YggS family pyridoxal phosphate enzyme: MSVAENLAALRDRIARAGGDPGAVTVVAVTKQQRDDAVVEALAAGLFDIGENRADALAEKAQRADDPRVRWHFLGQIQRNKIGKVARYVALWQSVDRPQLGPAIARHAPGAAVLVEVNLTDDPNRGGTSLAAVPALVRDLQADGLVVRGLMAVGPHGGPDAARPGFTAVVHCADELGLPVRSLGMSDDIDVAVACGSTMVRVGTALFGARPMPRINRRDDVD; the protein is encoded by the coding sequence ATGAGCGTCGCCGAGAACCTCGCAGCGTTGCGCGACCGGATTGCTCGCGCCGGCGGTGATCCCGGCGCTGTCACCGTCGTGGCCGTCACGAAGCAACAACGCGACGACGCCGTGGTCGAGGCACTCGCCGCCGGGTTGTTCGACATCGGCGAGAATCGCGCCGACGCCCTCGCGGAAAAGGCGCAGCGCGCCGACGACCCGCGCGTGCGCTGGCACTTCCTCGGCCAGATCCAACGCAACAAGATCGGCAAGGTGGCGCGCTACGTCGCGTTGTGGCAGTCGGTCGACCGACCCCAACTGGGCCCCGCGATCGCCCGCCATGCGCCCGGGGCGGCGGTGCTGGTCGAGGTGAACCTGACCGACGATCCCAACCGCGGCGGCACTTCCCTCGCCGCGGTTCCCGCGCTCGTGCGCGACCTCCAAGCCGACGGCTTGGTCGTGCGCGGGCTCATGGCGGTCGGTCCGCACGGCGGACCGGACGCCGCACGACCCGGGTTCACCGCGGTCGTGCATTGTGCAGACGAGTTGGGCTTGCCCGTCCGCTCGCTCGGCATGTCCGATGACATCGACGTCGCCGTTGCCTGCGGATCGACGATGGTTCGGGTCGGAACCGCGCTGTTTGGCGCGCGTCCAATGCCCCGAATCAACAGGCGCGACGACGTAGACTGA